Sequence from the Marinitoga litoralis genome:
TTTTAAAATTGAATAATTCATTATACACAGATTCTGTAATATTAAAATCGATATTTCCAACACTTGAAAAACCTATATTTTTATAATTATTTGAAAAAATTTCTGAACTAATTTTTTGAATAATATTTTTCTCATTTTGATCATTAATAATATAGTCAGGCGTCTTTACAATCCTTGAAAAAACAGACAAATCTTTAATAGAAGGATCTTTGAAATCACGTATCAAAGCAATTAACATTCCAAAAAATATTCCAAAAATGCCTCCCAATAAAAGAGTGTTTTTTTTGCTTGGGAAAGACGGTCTTTCTGGTATAAATGCCGGATTAACAGCTTCCAATTTAGGCTCAAAAATCTTTATTTTAATTTTTTCCTGTTCTAAAACTTCCATTAGTTGTTCATATTTTTTTTGCCAATAATTTTGTTCATTTTTTATTTTTATGTATTGAGATAATAAATCGACTTTTTCGCTTATAATTTCTTCAATCTTTTTTTTCATTTCTATTAAAACATTTTTATCAATATCAATATTTTCAAGCTGTGCTTTTAAACTTATATATTCAATATATTTATTAAAATCGACATTTATCAAAAACTTTTTATTATCTGAGATTAAATTTTTAATTCTTGAATTCAATGTTTCTTCTTCCACTTTTATTTTTGATTCTAATTCATACAAATTGGGATTATTAGGAGAGCTTAATTTCATAGTTTCATAGTTTATTTTATCTGTAATTAATTGTTTTTTTAAATTAGATAATTCAGGAGTTTTCGCTATAATGTCTATTTTCAAATTTTTATCTAAGTTGAAATAAGTTTTTTCCATAACATTTATTTTTTTCTTTAAAGTCTCTGTTTGATTGTTTATATCTAACAATTTCAAATCCAGAGAATAATAGTACTCAAAATAACTATTATAGAAACTATTTTCATTTATTAAATATTTTGTCTGAAAACTTAATAATTCAGAGGATTTTTTTTCCAGATTGGTTTTAGCTTCTTTCAACAGTAAATTTAAATTATCAATATATTTTTTTCTTGATTTAATAAAACTTTCTTTTGAAAATTTTAGATAATAATCATATGTTAAATTAATTATTGAAGCTGCTAATGTCGGGCTTGTACTTTGGAAAGAAAGTTTTATTAAATTTGGCGTTTTGGCAAGATCATTTGATTTATATGTTTGTATATTAATATTCTGTCTTAAATAATCTACCATATCTCTTTCTGTTAAAGTTTTACCGATTAATTTTAAATATAAATTTCTATTATTGTTTGCATCTTCTACCATATTCAAATCTCTTACTACTTGAAGCAGGATTTTATCCAATTTTAATTTTTCAATTTCGGTATCAAAATCAGAAGAAATATTTAAAATATTCTTTGTTAAGATATTTTGTGTATTATTAGAGGAAGAAAATTCCAAAATAGAATAGGCCTCATATTTTTGTTTAATAATGAATAATGAAAAAATTGAAAGTATTATAACTAAAAAAAACATCGCCCAAAAAATTTTTTTCCTTCTTTTAAGGGCTTTGAAGATATCTGATATGGAAATTTCTATTTCTTTTTGTATCATTTTTTGCCTCCTATATCCCTTTTTTCCAGAATACTGCTTCTATTGTTTGAAGTATTATTCTTAAATCAAAAAGTGTTGTTCTGTTTTTTACATAATACAAATCATAACTGAGCTTTATTTTCGTATCTTCCTGTGAAGATGCATACTTAAACATTATTTGTGCCCAACCTGTTAACCCTGGTTTTACCTTATGTCTTGCATAATAAAATGGAATTTGTTTGTTAAATTGTTTTACAAAAGGAATTTGCTCCGGTCTCGGACCAACAAGAGACATTTCGCCTTTTAAAATATTTAAGAACTGTAAGGTTTCATCCAATCTTACTGGCCTTATAAAGCTTCCAACTTTTAATATTCTCTCTTCTTCCGCGTCCGCAAATTTTGGACTGTTTGTTTTAACATTTTTCATACTTCTAAACTTATGCATAGTAAAAGGTACTTCATTTTTTCCAATTCTTTTTTGTTTAAAAACAATTGGTTTACCATCTTCCAAATAGATTAGTATTGTTGACAATAACATAAATGGAGAAAATAACACCAATGCAACTGATGAACCTATCACATCCAAAACCCTTTTCGCCGGCGACTCATATTCCTGTTCAAAAATTACTGAATAGTATTCTTTGAATTTATCTATTACTTCCAATGGAATTCTTTTTAAATGCTTTTCTGCTAAGTTGGGTAAATATTCTATTTCTATTCCTGTATTCTTATATTCTTCTAATTTATCTTTTACTATTTTTTCCAATTCCGGGTCTGTTACTAGTATAGCATCATATTTTGACTTATTTTCTTTATATGTAAA
This genomic interval carries:
- a CDS encoding GumC family protein: MIQKEIEISISDIFKALKRRKKIFWAMFFLVIILSIFSLFIIKQKYEAYSILEFSSSNNTQNILTKNILNISSDFDTEIEKLKLDKILLQVVRDLNMVEDANNNRNLYLKLIGKTLTERDMVDYLRQNINIQTYKSNDLAKTPNLIKLSFQSTSPTLAASIINLTYDYYLKFSKESFIKSRKKYIDNLNLLLKEAKTNLEKKSSELLSFQTKYLINENSFYNSYFEYYYSLDLKLLDINNQTETLKKKINVMEKTYFNLDKNLKIDIIAKTPELSNLKKQLITDKINYETMKLSSPNNPNLYELESKIKVEEETLNSRIKNLISDNKKFLINVDFNKYIEYISLKAQLENIDIDKNVLIEMKKKIEEIISEKVDLLSQYIKIKNEQNYWQKKYEQLMEVLEQEKIKIKIFEPKLEAVNPAFIPERPSFPSKKNTLLLGGIFGIFFGMLIALIRDFKDPSIKDLSVFSRIVKTPDYIINDQNEKNIIQKISSEIFSNNYKNIGFSSVGNIDFNITESVYNELFNFKIDIETISLKRKIEINSINSLKNSDKFRIFQLPRTEDGYFELFSEKMDILFLIIKEGKSDFEEFLRVYNNQKNIRIVYVQ
- a CDS encoding sugar transferase is translated as MRKMPKILDLIILFLINILLMNYTWYISLIITISLFLGFYAFRTYDLEVMNSMNESLIRIIAGFLLGSVILLFFYPLFLENDINRNTFINNLILSILIFPIIHKIEYKLFEKHARPKKYLVIGRKEEIGHILNEIQQKTLNKLQFVDYINPSPLKLEELVNEGFSKNEANRINKIIKFTYKENKSKYDAILVTDPELEKIVKDKLEEYKNTGIEIEYLPNLAEKHLKRIPLEVIDKFKEYYSVIFEQEYESPAKRVLDVIGSSVALVLFSPFMLLSTILIYLEDGKPIVFKQKRIGKNEVPFTMHKFRSMKNVKTNSPKFADAEEERILKVGSFIRPVRLDETLQFLNILKGEMSLVGPRPEQIPFVKQFNKQIPFYYARHKVKPGLTGWAQIMFKYASSQEDTKIKLSYDLYYVKNRTTLFDLRIILQTIEAVFWKKGI